The proteins below come from a single Streptococcus porcinus genomic window:
- a CDS encoding SpaH/EbpB family LPXTG-anchored major pilin, protein MKNKLIRLFLTLSLVLGVVTGANIPAAFAAGPGTITVTDTQNGATYQAYKVFDAEVADTSAPDANKDGVAYLIPAGKESDYQNSTNFTNLFTTSSNGGRTYVTKKDTASAADIAAWAKQISSTLTSPVSVTETGTDGTEVINVSDYGYYYVSSSVNNGAVVMVTSVSPNATIHEKNTGANWGDGGGKTADKKSYSVGDTITYTINYNNAVNYDGSEKVYQYVLRDDMPNSNVVALNPSSIKVTVTDASGQETVLTQNNNKAKGTYSYNESNNDFDITIPWSATQTQSTDSANGAIDDFYYKGISKITVTYTGVLKSEAKPGSGDIADNTNTATINPNTQTDDSGKKATVYDGQITIKKVDGSDKAKTLDGATFVLKNDQNQYLNFSDPQAVKWTSDQKEATEYTTANGGLVTIKGLAEGTYKLVETKAPAGYNLMTQETTVVLKEGLDNGQDTLLVTPTIENNKGAELPSTGSIGTIILYTIGALLALGAGVVLVARRRLQS, encoded by the coding sequence ATGAAGAACAAATTAATAAGGCTATTTCTGACACTTAGTCTTGTGTTAGGAGTAGTTACGGGGGCTAATATTCCCGCTGCTTTTGCAGCAGGACCGGGTACGATTACTGTAACAGATACCCAAAATGGTGCAACTTATCAAGCCTATAAAGTTTTTGATGCAGAGGTAGCTGATACCAGTGCGCCAGATGCTAATAAAGATGGTGTCGCTTACCTGATTCCAGCTGGAAAAGAAAGTGATTATCAGAATTCTACAAATTTCACCAATTTATTTACGACTTCAAGTAATGGAGGCAGGACTTATGTAACAAAGAAAGATACTGCCTCTGCAGCTGATATTGCCGCTTGGGCAAAGCAAATTTCTTCCACCTTAACATCACCTGTGTCAGTTACTGAAACAGGAACTGATGGGACAGAAGTGATAAATGTTTCGGATTATGGTTACTACTATGTTTCGAGCAGTGTTAATAATGGTGCCGTAGTGATGGTAACGTCAGTCAGTCCAAATGCCACCATCCACGAAAAAAACACTGGTGCTAATTGGGGTGATGGCGGTGGCAAAACCGCTGATAAAAAATCATACTCAGTTGGAGATACTATTACTTATACTATTAACTATAATAATGCTGTCAACTATGATGGCTCTGAAAAAGTTTATCAATACGTGCTCCGTGATGATATGCCAAATAGTAATGTTGTAGCCTTGAATCCTAGTTCTATTAAGGTAACGGTTACAGATGCCTCTGGTCAAGAGACCGTTTTGACTCAAAATAATAATAAGGCTAAGGGGACCTATTCATACAATGAGTCAAATAATGATTTTGATATTACGATTCCTTGGAGTGCTACTCAGACTCAAAGCACAGATAGTGCCAATGGAGCAATTGATGACTTTTACTACAAAGGAATTAGTAAAATAACAGTCACTTATACTGGTGTACTAAAAAGTGAAGCTAAACCAGGTTCTGGGGACATTGCTGACAATACCAATACAGCGACAATCAATCCTAATACTCAAACTGATGACAGTGGAAAAAAAGCTACTGTCTATGATGGACAAATCACGATAAAAAAAGTTGACGGTTCAGATAAGGCAAAAACCTTAGATGGTGCGACATTTGTCTTGAAAAATGACCAAAATCAATACCTTAACTTTAGTGATCCACAAGCAGTTAAATGGACGTCAGATCAAAAAGAAGCCACAGAATACACAACTGCAAATGGTGGGCTTGTGACCATTAAAGGACTTGCCGAAGGAACTTATAAGTTAGTTGAAACAAAAGCTCCCGCTGGTTATAATTTAATGACACAAGAAACAACGGTTGTGCTTAAGGAAGGTCTAGACAATGGTCAAGATACTTTGTTGGTAACACCAACGATTGAAAATAATAAAGGAGCAGAACTTCCATCAACTGGTAGTATCGGTACAATTATCCTATATACAATAGGTGCTCTTTTAGCACTTGGTGCAGGAGTTGTTCTTGTTGCTCGTCGTCGTTTACAGTCTTAG
- a CDS encoding class C sortase produces the protein MNKKKQDIVTILLVTIIAIGVGLIAYPSIANYWNSFHQSSAIMDYQERVTQMGTQDYEKILQRARQYNTQFEKSGMKWRLTEEERQDYNSQLAIDKTTNMGYISIPKINVKLPLYHGTSDKVLQTSIGHLEGSSLPIGGRSTHSILSGHRGLPSSKLFSDLDKLRVGDRWTVSILNETFSYEVDQIRTVEPDDLRDLQIVKGKDYQTLVTCTPYGVNTHRLLVRGHRVSNANGNALIVAEAIQIDPIYIAPFFGFLLIILLLLLFLEITRRSQKRKAILKNALKKESKH, from the coding sequence ATGAATAAAAAGAAACAAGATATTGTAACCATTTTGCTTGTCACAATAATTGCAATCGGGGTGGGTTTAATAGCCTACCCTTCAATTGCAAATTATTGGAATTCATTTCATCAGTCAAGTGCGATTATGGATTACCAAGAGCGTGTGACACAGATGGGGACTCAAGATTACGAGAAAATTTTACAAAGGGCCAGGCAATATAATACACAGTTTGAAAAAAGTGGTATGAAGTGGCGACTAACTGAAGAAGAGCGTCAAGACTATAATTCACAACTTGCCATCGATAAGACGACAAATATGGGTTATATTAGCATTCCAAAGATTAATGTCAAGTTGCCCCTTTATCATGGGACCTCTGACAAAGTGTTACAGACTTCAATTGGGCATTTGGAGGGCAGTAGCTTGCCAATAGGTGGCAGGTCGACCCACTCCATCTTATCTGGCCATCGTGGACTCCCCTCTTCAAAGTTATTTTCTGACTTGGACAAATTAAGGGTTGGTGATCGTTGGACAGTTAGTATACTTAACGAGACTTTTAGTTACGAAGTTGACCAAATCAGGACAGTTGAGCCAGATGATTTGAGAGATTTGCAGATTGTTAAAGGAAAGGACTACCAAACTCTCGTTACGTGTACTCCTTATGGGGTAAATACACACCGTTTATTGGTCCGAGGCCACAGAGTAAGCAATGCTAACGGAAATGCTTTAATAGTTGCTGAAGCTATTCAAATTGATCCTATTTATATTGCCCCATTCTTTGGGTTCTTATTAATTATCTTACTTCTCCTTCTCTTTTTAGAAATCACACGACGAAGTCAAAAACGCAAAGCTATTTTGAAAAATGCTTTGAAGAAAGAGTCGAAACATTAA
- a CDS encoding FeoA family protein translates to MILQYAEVSIPYVIVSINLPEDSVRHLSNLGLKIGSRLSLVSKTKNSAIIMLKSSRLAFDASILSKIDVIESQQSVTTLPLSNLAVGEFAYIDNICAHAEIKRRLMDMGLTRHTKIFLRKVAPLGDPIEITLRGYELTLRKSEAQMISVIKIDSEETK, encoded by the coding sequence TTGATTTTACAATATGCAGAGGTAAGCATTCCTTATGTCATTGTTAGTATCAATTTACCTGAAGACAGCGTCAGACATCTTTCGAATCTAGGTTTAAAAATAGGCAGTCGTCTTTCATTAGTCTCAAAGACTAAGAATAGTGCCATTATTATGCTAAAATCAAGTCGACTAGCTTTTGATGCCTCTATTTTAAGTAAGATTGATGTCATTGAAAGCCAACAATCGGTTACAACTCTACCCTTATCTAACTTAGCTGTCGGGGAATTCGCCTATATTGATAATATATGTGCACATGCTGAAATCAAGCGTCGCCTCATGGATATGGGCTTGACACGTCACACTAAAATTTTTTTGCGAAAAGTAGCTCCTTTGGGAGATCCGATAGAGATTACTCTCCGTGGCTATGAACTGACCTTGAGGAAATCTGAAGCGCAAATGATCAGTGTCATTAAGATAGACAGCGAGGAAACAAAATGA
- the feoB gene encoding ferrous iron transport protein B — protein MTEIALIGNPNSGKTSLFNLLTGTKQHVGNWPGVTVERKSGIAKNHKNIKVEDLPGIYSMSPYSPEEKVARDYLLSYHADAILNVIDATNLERNLYLTTQLIETGLPVTIALNMSDVLKSQGKTINSDKLAYQMGVPVVVTSALRNKGIDQAIKKASQTTKDKIDRIQFPNYDSRFEAAISQIIDLLGGTVPSRSSRFYAIKLFERDQLVEEELNLSTPQKQEIRDIIQIIEEIFTEDSESIVINQRYKFIENVSHMVQHQNHDFKMSMSDKIDRLITSRILALPIFATVMFLVYYLSIQTVGTIGTNWVNDVLFGEYVPEAVLAILKGLNVQTWLQSLIIDGIVAGLGAVLGFLPQIFVLFVCLGVLEDIGYMSRIAFVMDRLFRRFGLSGKSFIPMLISTSCGVPGIMASRTIENERDRRITIMTTTFMPCSAKLAIIAVIAGAFFPHNPWIAPSAYLLGMVAIILSGIALKKTSFLSGYTSPFIMELPSYHLPSAKTVLRYAFSKAMSFVQRAGTIIFSLTVLIWFMSSYNFNLQAVSTQESILASLGRFFAWIFTPLGFGNWKATVATITGLVAKETVVATLGILYNNPDTTEKTHSLWTSLQGNYTALAAYSFLIFNLLCAPCFASIGAIKREMGNRKWTLVAIGYQTGLAYLVSLVFYQLGLVIFYSKSVTLWTVLALVTTLVMSYFVIRKPKQAKTQIISLDDLNSLHNYGKE, from the coding sequence ATGACAGAAATTGCACTGATAGGGAATCCCAATAGTGGAAAGACAAGTTTATTTAATCTTTTAACGGGGACAAAGCAACATGTTGGGAATTGGCCTGGTGTAACAGTTGAGCGTAAAAGTGGCATTGCCAAAAATCATAAAAATATTAAAGTTGAAGATTTACCAGGAATCTATTCGATGTCACCTTATAGCCCTGAGGAAAAAGTTGCACGTGATTATTTACTTAGTTATCATGCGGATGCTATTTTAAATGTCATTGATGCTACAAATTTAGAACGCAATCTATATTTAACGACACAGTTAATTGAGACAGGACTTCCGGTTACAATTGCCCTGAATATGAGTGATGTCTTAAAAAGTCAAGGAAAAACGATTAACAGTGATAAGTTAGCTTACCAGATGGGAGTGCCAGTTGTTGTGACTAGCGCTTTAAGAAATAAAGGTATTGATCAGGCTATAAAAAAGGCTAGTCAGACGACAAAGGATAAGATTGACAGAATCCAGTTTCCTAATTATGATTCGAGGTTTGAAGCTGCAATTTCCCAGATTATTGACCTGCTTGGTGGTACGGTCCCTAGCCGATCTAGTCGTTTTTATGCTATAAAGCTATTTGAACGGGATCAATTGGTGGAAGAAGAGTTGAACTTATCTACTCCTCAAAAACAAGAGATAAGGGATATTATTCAAATAATCGAAGAAATCTTTACTGAGGATTCAGAATCAATCGTCATTAACCAACGCTACAAGTTTATCGAAAATGTTAGTCATATGGTTCAACATCAGAACCATGATTTTAAAATGTCGATGTCAGATAAAATTGACAGGTTAATAACCAGTCGCATCCTAGCTTTGCCAATTTTTGCCACGGTCATGTTTTTAGTTTATTACTTATCTATACAAACGGTAGGGACGATAGGAACAAATTGGGTTAATGACGTGCTGTTTGGGGAGTATGTCCCTGAAGCGGTTTTAGCTATTTTAAAAGGATTGAACGTACAAACTTGGTTGCAATCTCTTATTATAGATGGGATTGTTGCCGGGCTGGGGGCAGTTCTTGGTTTCTTACCTCAAATCTTTGTTCTTTTTGTTTGTTTAGGGGTTTTGGAAGATATTGGGTATATGAGCCGAATAGCTTTTGTCATGGATCGCCTTTTCCGACGCTTTGGTCTCTCTGGTAAATCCTTTATCCCTATGTTAATTTCAACAAGTTGTGGTGTGCCAGGAATTATGGCCAGTCGAACGATTGAAAATGAACGGGATCGTCGAATTACGATTATGACGACAACTTTTATGCCCTGCTCAGCCAAATTGGCTATTATTGCTGTCATTGCAGGAGCCTTTTTCCCACACAACCCTTGGATCGCCCCAAGTGCCTATTTGCTTGGGATGGTTGCTATTATTTTATCCGGAATTGCTCTTAAGAAAACGAGCTTTTTAAGTGGTTATACCAGTCCTTTTATCATGGAACTACCAAGTTATCATTTGCCAAGTGCTAAGACTGTTTTGCGATATGCATTTAGTAAGGCGATGAGTTTTGTTCAACGTGCAGGAACAATTATTTTTAGTTTGACAGTCTTAATCTGGTTTATGAGTTCTTACAATTTCAATCTACAAGCAGTGAGTACTCAAGAAAGTATTTTAGCTAGTTTAGGACGGTTCTTTGCTTGGATTTTTACACCACTAGGCTTTGGAAATTGGAAAGCGACGGTTGCTACTATTACGGGACTTGTTGCTAAAGAAACGGTTGTCGCGACCTTAGGGATTCTTTATAACAATCCTGACACTACGGAGAAGACGCATTCCTTATGGACTAGTCTTCAAGGAAATTACACAGCTTTAGCTGCTTATTCTTTTTTAATCTTTAATCTGCTCTGCGCTCCTTGCTTTGCTTCTATTGGTGCTATCAAACGTGAAATGGGAAATAGGAAGTGGACTTTGGTGGCTATTGGCTACCAAACAGGACTTGCCTATCTTGTTAGTCTTGTTTTTTACCAACTTGGCTTAGTGATTTTCTATAGTAAATCCGTGACCCTTTGGACTGTTTTAGCTCTTGTTACAACTTTGGTGATGTCTTATTTTGTTATAAGAAAACCAAAGCAAGCTAAAACACAAATCATTAGTTTAGATGATTTGAACTCTCTTCATAACTATGGAAAGGAATAG
- a CDS encoding FeoB-associated Cys-rich membrane protein: MSTFIITVLIVGGVIWGIYHYLKGEGSCGDCDCSCPVKDEMEK, encoded by the coding sequence ATGTCAACGTTTATTATTACGGTTTTAATTGTAGGTGGAGTTATTTGGGGTATTTATCATTACCTTAAGGGAGAAGGTTCTTGTGGAGATTGTGACTGTTCTTGTCCCGTTAAAGATGAGATGGAAAAATAA
- a CDS encoding Nramp family divalent metal transporter — MNSQDHDKSSKNRFINYANGPSLQEINGTIDVPKGMSFFKTLLAYSGPGALVAVGYMDPGNWSTSITGGQNFQYLLISIILMSSLIAMLLQYMAAKLGIVSQMDLAQAIRARTSKQLGIVLWILTELAIMATDIAEVIGGAVALYLLFHIPLEIAVFITVFDVLLLLLLTKVGFRKIEALVVALILVIFFVFAYQVALSHPIWSDVIKGIVPSAEAFSTTHTVNGQTPLAGTLGIIGATVMPHNLYLHSSVVQSRKLDHHNKKDIARAIRFSTFDSNIQLTVAFFVNSLLLIMGVAVFKTGSVADPSFFGLFRALSNPSIMSNSILAHVASSGMLSLLFAVALLASGQNSTITGTLTGQIIMEGFIHMKVPTWVRRLVTRLISVIPVLICVFLTSGKSAIAEHIAINNLMNNSQVFLAFALPFSMLPLLIFTNSKIEMKDDFKNTFLIKVLGWISVIALIYLNMKGLPDQIEGFWGDHPSHHQIMVADSIAYVVMLSMILLLIWTIYELYKGNDKYHFSQRKASL, encoded by the coding sequence ATGAATTCACAAGATCATGACAAAAGTTCAAAGAATCGTTTTATTAATTACGCAAATGGCCCTTCACTACAAGAAATAAACGGGACCATTGATGTTCCTAAAGGAATGAGCTTTTTTAAAACCTTACTCGCTTATTCAGGCCCAGGTGCCCTTGTTGCTGTCGGTTATATGGATCCTGGCAATTGGTCAACATCCATAACTGGTGGACAAAATTTCCAATACTTACTTATCTCAATTATCTTAATGTCTAGTTTGATTGCAATGCTATTACAATATATGGCTGCTAAACTAGGTATTGTTTCTCAAATGGATCTTGCTCAAGCCATTAGAGCTCGTACTAGTAAACAATTAGGTATTGTGTTATGGATTTTAACAGAATTAGCTATTATGGCAACAGATATTGCTGAAGTCATAGGTGGGGCTGTTGCACTTTACCTCTTATTTCATATTCCTTTAGAAATCGCTGTCTTTATAACAGTATTTGACGTTTTACTCTTATTACTATTAACAAAGGTAGGCTTTCGGAAAATTGAAGCTTTGGTTGTCGCTTTAATCCTAGTGATATTTTTTGTATTCGCTTATCAGGTAGCCCTTTCCCATCCTATATGGAGTGATGTTATTAAGGGAATTGTACCTAGTGCTGAGGCATTTTCAACAACCCATACAGTAAACGGACAGACACCTCTCGCCGGAACTTTAGGCATCATTGGGGCCACTGTTATGCCACACAATTTATATTTACACTCTTCTGTTGTTCAAAGTCGGAAACTAGATCATCATAACAAAAAGGACATTGCTAGGGCCATTCGTTTTTCTACTTTCGATTCCAATATTCAATTAACTGTTGCTTTTTTTGTTAATTCCTTACTTCTTATCATGGGAGTGGCAGTTTTTAAAACAGGAAGTGTTGCTGATCCCTCCTTTTTTGGATTATTTAGAGCACTTTCTAACCCCAGTATTATGAGTAATTCTATTTTAGCTCATGTAGCTAGTTCAGGTATGCTGTCCTTATTATTTGCAGTTGCTCTATTAGCTTCCGGACAAAACTCTACCATAACTGGTACCTTGACCGGCCAGATTATCATGGAAGGCTTTATTCACATGAAAGTGCCTACTTGGGTTCGACGATTAGTTACTCGCCTTATATCTGTTATCCCTGTTCTGATTTGTGTTTTCCTAACCAGTGGCAAAAGTGCCATAGCAGAGCATATTGCTATTAACAACTTAATGAACAATTCACAAGTTTTTCTAGCCTTTGCACTCCCTTTTTCAATGTTGCCACTTCTAATTTTCACCAATAGCAAAATTGAAATGAAAGATGATTTTAAAAATACTTTCCTTATTAAAGTACTAGGATGGATTTCTGTCATTGCTTTAATTTATCTCAATATGAAAGGGTTACCAGATCAAATTGAGGGATTTTGGGGTGATCACCCAAGTCATCACCAAATTATGGTAGCTGACTCTATTGCTTACGTGGTTATGCTTTCTATGATTCTTCTTCTCATTTGGACTATTTATGAACTTTATAAAGGTAATGATAAATATCACTTTTCACAGAGAAAAGCTTCCCTTTAG
- a CDS encoding FAD-containing oxidoreductase, with protein sequence MRSYDLIIIGFGKAGKTLASKFGADGKKVAIIEKDETMYGGTCINIGCIPTKVLIHSIETGHGFDEAMTEKHTVVSRLRAKNFKMLDDAKTVDVFNADATFISNKVIKITSANGEAEELTAEIIIINTGAVPNSLPIKGLAESNYVYDSTSIQNLETQPKRLGIIGAGNIGLEFASLFSQMGTHVQIFDPQVRILGREEEFVSNKVAEYMADNGVQFELQSKISEVKNDGDNVIITTENGDYTFDAVLHATGRKPNTEGLGLENTDIKLTERGAIQVDEFLQTSVPNVFAVGDVNGGLQFTYVSLDDSRIVWNYLNGSTDYSTKERQNIPYTIFLNPPLSRVGIDETQAKEQGLNYKSNSLMVANMPRGHVNSDLRGFFKVVVDADSNLILGATLLSAASPELINLIKMAIDNKIPYTYLQKQIFTHPTMAENLNDVFNF encoded by the coding sequence ATGAGATCATACGATTTAATCATTATTGGCTTTGGTAAAGCTGGTAAGACCCTTGCTTCAAAGTTTGGAGCTGATGGTAAAAAAGTGGCCATCATTGAAAAAGATGAAACAATGTACGGAGGTACATGCATTAATATAGGATGTATACCTACTAAAGTGCTGATTCATTCTATTGAAACTGGTCATGGTTTTGATGAAGCCATGACTGAAAAACATACTGTTGTTAGTCGTTTAAGGGCTAAAAATTTTAAAATGCTTGATGACGCCAAAACAGTTGATGTTTTTAATGCTGATGCCACATTTATTTCTAACAAAGTCATTAAAATCACTTCAGCCAATGGCGAGGCTGAAGAACTCACTGCCGAAATTATCATTATTAATACTGGAGCAGTACCAAATAGTCTACCAATTAAAGGATTAGCGGAATCAAACTATGTCTATGACTCAACAAGTATCCAAAATCTTGAAACTCAACCTAAACGATTAGGAATTATTGGAGCCGGAAATATTGGACTTGAGTTTGCAAGCCTATTCAGCCAAATGGGAACACATGTTCAAATTTTTGATCCACAAGTACGTATCTTAGGTAGAGAAGAAGAGTTTGTTTCAAATAAAGTAGCTGAGTATATGGCGGACAACGGGGTTCAATTTGAATTACAATCAAAAATTTCTGAAGTCAAAAATGATGGTGACAATGTCATTATAACAACTGAAAATGGGGATTATACGTTCGATGCTGTTCTCCATGCGACAGGTAGAAAACCTAACACTGAAGGTCTTGGACTTGAAAATACCGATATTAAATTAACAGAGCGTGGAGCAATTCAGGTAGATGAATTCTTACAAACCTCTGTCCCGAATGTTTTCGCAGTTGGTGATGTTAATGGTGGCTTACAATTTACATATGTTTCCTTAGATGATTCACGAATTGTGTGGAATTATTTAAATGGGAGTACTGATTATTCAACTAAGGAGCGTCAAAACATTCCTTACACCATCTTTTTAAATCCTCCATTATCCCGAGTTGGAATCGATGAAACCCAGGCAAAAGAGCAAGGACTGAATTATAAATCAAATAGTTTAATGGTCGCAAATATGCCGAGAGGTCATGTTAATAGTGACTTAAGAGGCTTCTTTAAAGTAGTCGTGGATGCAGACTCAAACCTTATATTAGGTGCAACCTTATTAAGCGCAGCGTCTCCAGAATTAATAAATCTCATTAAAATGGCCATCGATAACAAGATTCCATATACCTACTTACAAAAACAAATCTTCACACATCCGACAATGGCCGAAAATCTAAATGATGTCTTTAATTTTTAA
- a CDS encoding response regulator transcription factor codes for MTYKILLVDDEVSITDINQRYLQQAGHLVTVASDGSQALEKFRQNQYDLIISDIMMPNMDGYDFIGEVLLEKPNQPFLFITAKISEPDKIYSLSLGADDFISKPFSPRELVLRVKNILNRIYGKATESEYLVIGDLSIDYNTRVVKVANQSLNLTNKAFDLLWILANHLNHVFSKTELYERVWEEEYLDDTNTLNVHIHSLRNDLAKYSTDQPPTIKTVWGLGYKLEE; via the coding sequence ATGACCTACAAAATTTTATTAGTGGACGATGAAGTATCAATCACTGATATTAATCAACGTTACTTACAACAAGCTGGCCATCTTGTCACTGTTGCAAGTGATGGCTCTCAAGCATTGGAGAAATTTCGTCAGAATCAGTATGATTTAATTATTAGCGATATTATGATGCCCAATATGGATGGTTATGATTTTATTGGAGAAGTTCTGTTAGAAAAACCTAATCAACCCTTCCTATTTATTACAGCTAAAATTTCGGAGCCAGATAAAATTTATTCATTAAGTTTAGGGGCAGATGACTTCATTTCCAAACCTTTTAGTCCACGAGAACTAGTCCTGCGGGTCAAAAATATTCTTAATCGAATCTATGGAAAGGCTACTGAGTCTGAGTACTTGGTAATTGGAGATTTAAGCATAGATTATAATACTCGAGTAGTTAAGGTAGCAAATCAGAGCCTTAACCTGACCAACAAGGCTTTTGATTTACTATGGATTTTAGCTAATCACTTAAATCATGTTTTTTCAAAAACAGAACTTTATGAGCGCGTGTGGGAAGAAGAGTACTTAGATGATACCAACACTTTGAATGTACACATTCATTCTTTACGCAACGATTTGGCAAAATACAGTACTGATCAGCCACCAACTATTAAGACGGTTTGGGGATTAGGATACAAGTTAGAGGAATAA
- a CDS encoding sensor histidine kinase: MKLRTYIVIGYLVSMLITIAGLIVGLKQMFITTKDISYILLIALIASLAGGIVNMLLLTNVFSSLKKLKEKMQAISQKNFNRDHLIKSPLEFKDLEGTFNQMSSELEASFESLNESEREKSMMIAQLSHDIKTPLTSIQATVEGILDGVISKEEERAYLNTISRQTNRLNQLVEELQVVSLNDQKHEVKQASQVIYLEKLLIEILSEFQLTLERENRTVNIQVAPDVVKIKSQYDALSRIILNLVSNAIKYSEVNTALTIRAYRQSQKIRIDVIDQGQGIKEKDMSLIFKRLYRVETSRNMKTGGHGLGLYIAKQLAHQLDGDISVESQLGKGSAFSLFLPA, from the coding sequence ATGAAACTAAGAACATATATTGTTATCGGCTATTTAGTATCTATGTTGATTACTATTGCTGGATTAATCGTTGGTTTAAAGCAAATGTTTATCACAACCAAGGATATTTCATATATCTTATTGATAGCACTAATAGCCTCTTTGGCGGGGGGGATAGTGAATATGTTGCTCTTGACCAATGTTTTTTCATCCTTAAAAAAACTAAAAGAAAAAATGCAAGCTATCTCTCAAAAAAATTTTAACCGTGACCATCTTATTAAATCTCCTTTGGAATTTAAAGATCTTGAAGGAACTTTTAATCAGATGTCATCAGAATTAGAAGCTAGCTTTGAATCACTGAATGAGAGTGAGCGAGAGAAATCCATGATGATTGCTCAATTATCCCATGATATTAAAACACCGCTAACTTCAATTCAAGCAACTGTAGAAGGTATTCTAGACGGAGTTATTTCCAAAGAAGAGGAAAGAGCTTATTTGAATACTATTTCACGCCAAACCAATCGTTTAAATCAATTAGTTGAAGAATTGCAAGTGGTCAGTTTAAATGACCAAAAACACGAAGTCAAACAAGCTTCCCAAGTTATTTACCTTGAAAAATTACTCATTGAAATTTTGTCAGAGTTTCAATTAACTTTAGAGCGGGAAAATCGAACAGTCAACATTCAAGTGGCACCTGATGTTGTTAAAATAAAAAGCCAATATGACGCATTGTCTCGTATTATCTTAAACTTAGTTAGCAATGCTATTAAATATTCAGAAGTTAATACAGCTTTGACCATTCGGGCCTATCGACAAAGTCAAAAAATCCGAATTGACGTGATTGATCAAGGACAAGGTATAAAAGAAAAAGATATGTCCTTAATTTTTAAACGCCTATATCGTGTGGAGACATCTCGCAATATGAAAACCGGAGGACATGGACTAGGTCTCTATATTGCTAAGCAATTGGCCCATCAACTAGATGGAGATATTTCTGTTGAAAGTCAGCTTGGGAAGGGCAGTGCTTTCTCATTGTTCTTACCCGCCTAG